A region of the Desulfuribacillus alkaliarsenatis genome:
AACATTAGATTTGCCAGTTAATGAACGGGTTGAAGGAACTGCTGCTACCGTAGCACTAGGCATTGAACGTGGAGTAGATATAGTACGCGTTCATGAAGTAAAAGAAATGCAACGTGTCTGTCGAATGATGGATGCGATGGTTAGAAGGTGATAAATGTATGGATAAGATAATCATGAAGGACATGCAATTTTATGGTAGACACGGCGTTCTTAAAGAAGAAGAGCAGCTTGGGCAGCCCTTTATTGTCAATATAGAGCTCTATGGAAATTTACAAGAAGCTGGCAAAACAGACGATTTAGAGCATACCATTAACTACGGACAGGTGTATTTAGGTGTAAAAGAAATTGTCGAGAATAGAAGGTTTCAACTCATCGAAGCCCTAGCAGAAGCTATCGCATCAGAGATACTTAATGTATATGACAAGGTGTTAAAGCTGAAAGTGCAAATACAAAAGCCACAGGCACCTATAGCTGGTGTCTTCGCATACATGGGGGTAGAAATAATAAGGGCTAGGGAAGCTACAATGGCTTATCTAGCGCTGGGTTCGAATATTGGCAATCGGGCTATGTATATTAAGCAGGCTATTGCTGCTATTGATAATCTAGATGCTTGTAAGGTTATAGACAAAGCATCAATTTACGAAACAAAACCCCAGGGCAATGTAAATCAAGCAGATTTCTTGAATACAGCTATTAAAGTTGAAACAACCTACGCTCCATCGGAATTGCTTAAACAATTACAAAACATTGAATCTAAATTGCATCGGGTGCGCACTGAGAAGTGGGGACCTCGTACAATAGATATCGATATACTTTTTTATGGGCAGGAATGTATTGAGACTGTAGACCTGATAATTCCACATCCACGTCTTGAGGAAAGAGATTTCGTATTAACGCCAATGCTTGAGTTAGCGCCATATTTATTCCACCCTAGGCTTAATAGTACAATTGAAGAACTACATCGGAAGCTAACTACGAATACAGCTAACAAATTTGCATAACTCCACGGATGAATTACATTGATTAAGTCTCGCTTTAATAGCAGTTATAGTAAGGAGATTGACATGTATATTAAGGACATACATATAGACCCGCCAGTGGTGTTGGCACCGATGGCTGGAATAACGAATTACCCTTACCGCATCTTAGCTAAAGAACAGGGATGTGGTTTGGTATGTGCAGAAATGGTAAGTGATAAAGGTTTATTATATGGGAATGAGCGTACGAAAAGGATGTTATACGTGCATCCAAAGGAACGGCCATTAAGTATGCAATTGTTCGGCTCTGATGTGAATAGCTTTGTCGAGGCAGCACGTATAGTTGATGATGAGTCGGACGCAGATATAATTGATATAAATATGGGCTGCCCAGTGCCCAAGGTTACTAAGCCTGGTGGTGGCTGTGCCCTAATGAGAGACACAGAGAAAGCCGAGGAAATAATTAAAGCAGTTGTTAAAGCTGTAAAAAAACCAGTAACAGTAAAAATGCGCAAGGGATGGGATGAAAATAATATAAATGTAATCGAACTGGCTAAAATTGCAGAAGCCTCGGGAGCAAGTGCCATTACAGTTCATGGCAGAACACGCATTCAGATGTATAGTGGACAGGCAGATTGGGATATTATAAAAGACGTTGTAAATAATGTTTCTATCCCCGTTATAGGTAATGGTGATGTAACGGGACCAATAGAGGCGAAGAAATTGTTTGAACATACAGGCTGTCATGGCATCATGATAGGTCGGGCCGCCCAAGGAAACCCGTGGATTTTTAGTAGCATCAAAAAATACTTAGAAGAAGGAGTCTTATTAGCAGAGCCAACGGCAGAACAGAAAGTTGATACTTGCTTAAGGCATCTAGATTTGTTGATGGAATTCAAGGATGAACATATAGCAGTGCAGGAAATGCGAAAGCATGCTGCTTGGTACCTGAAAGGGCTACCAAAAGTAGCTAACGTTAGAAACGACATAATGCTCGCCAATACGCGGTCCGAGCTGGAAAAGATATTACGAAACTTTATCTTCGGCATAAAAACTGCGAAATAGTCTACTGTTATTGACAAAAACTTGCTCTATGACATATAATGTGGCAATATAATAACAGCTTTACCACTATAATATCTAGTAAGCACTGTCATGCATACCCTGACAGTGCTTGTATCTT
Encoded here:
- the folK gene encoding 2-amino-4-hydroxy-6-hydroxymethyldihydropteridine diphosphokinase, with the translated sequence MDKIIMKDMQFYGRHGVLKEEEQLGQPFIVNIELYGNLQEAGKTDDLEHTINYGQVYLGVKEIVENRRFQLIEALAEAIASEILNVYDKVLKLKVQIQKPQAPIAGVFAYMGVEIIRAREATMAYLALGSNIGNRAMYIKQAIAAIDNLDACKVIDKASIYETKPQGNVNQADFLNTAIKVETTYAPSELLKQLQNIESKLHRVRTEKWGPRTIDIDILFYGQECIETVDLIIPHPRLEERDFVLTPMLELAPYLFHPRLNSTIEELHRKLTTNTANKFA
- the dusB gene encoding tRNA dihydrouridine synthase DusB produces the protein MYIKDIHIDPPVVLAPMAGITNYPYRILAKEQGCGLVCAEMVSDKGLLYGNERTKRMLYVHPKERPLSMQLFGSDVNSFVEAARIVDDESDADIIDINMGCPVPKVTKPGGGCALMRDTEKAEEIIKAVVKAVKKPVTVKMRKGWDENNINVIELAKIAEASGASAITVHGRTRIQMYSGQADWDIIKDVVNNVSIPVIGNGDVTGPIEAKKLFEHTGCHGIMIGRAAQGNPWIFSSIKKYLEEGVLLAEPTAEQKVDTCLRHLDLLMEFKDEHIAVQEMRKHAAWYLKGLPKVANVRNDIMLANTRSELEKILRNFIFGIKTAK